From Theileria annulata chromosome 1, complete sequence, *** SEQUENCING IN PROGRESS ***, one genomic window encodes:
- a CDS encoding ribonucleoside reductase, putative (Tap465h02.q1ca.C.cand.11 - score = 9.54;~SMART pfam:ribonuc_red_sm (PF00268) at aa 18-299, E()=3.20e-11;~1 probable transmembrane helix predicted for TA09665 by TMHMM2.0 at aa 175-197): MIYKYLPYTSILKVQNDEILLKENHNRWVMFPIEHDTFWILYKEVENNFWAAEDFIFTDDIKLLYQLPKPIFNTLLNLLSFHINLDNKLICRPVDITLDLLSEVQIAEARAFYGFQLTDENIHTETISSMFQLFNQQLDTNIVSSNTLFLSSYGMDKIIWLYNECENNKCFFKRVLLLVIMKLLFYCSINILRDYLLKEKLLPTFITAFDSITNDRIIHTRFAHCTFRLLQNKMLESEVLEIIKQALKLEYQFILQYFTIQFFNLSTNVIKSYLEWIGNNILLVCGYKTLYTSEFDIDWLNHPIIDLNIQKQTNKIQKHNENLNDIKFDEDF; encoded by the exons gTTATGTTTCCAATTGAACATGATACATTTTGG aTATTATATAAAGAAGTTGAGAATAATTTTTGGGCAGCTGaagattttatatttactgatgatataaaattattatatcaattaCCAAAACCAATTTTcaatacattattaaatttattatcatttcaTATTAACTT agataataaattaatatgtcGTCCAGTTGATATAACATTAGACTTATTAAGTGAAGTACAAATAGCAGAAGCAAGAGCATTTTATGGATTCCAATTAACAGATGAAAATATACATACAGAAACTATATCTTCTATGTTCCAATTATTCAATCAACAATTAGATACCAATATTGTATCTTCTAATACACTATTCTTAAGTAGTTAT ggTATGGATAAGATAATATGGTTATATAATGAATGtgagaataataaatgtttttttaaacgtgtattattattagtaataatgaaattattattttattgttccattaatatattgagagattatttattgaaaGAGAAATTATTACCAACATTTATTACTGCATTTGATTCCATTACTAATGATCGTATTATACATACACGTTTTGCTCATTGTACTTTCAGattattacaaaataaaatgttagAATCTGAAGTacttgaaattattaaacaagctttaaaattagaatatCAATTcatattacaatatttcaccatacaattttttaatctttctacaa atgtaataaaatcatatttgGAATGGAttggtaataatatattattagtttgTGGATATAAAACATTATATACATCAGAATTTGATATAGATTGGTTAAATCATCcaataattgatttaaatatacaaaaacaaactaataaaatacaaaaacaTAATGAAAATctaaatgatattaaatttgatgaagatttctaa
- a CDS encoding vesicle transport protein, putative (SMART pfam:EMP24_GP25L (PF01105) at aa 4.00e-06;~2 probable transmembrane helices predicted for TA09660 by TMHMM2.0 at aa 10-29 and 176-198;~Signal peptide predicted for TA09660 by SignalP 2.0 HMM (Signal peptide probability 0.728, signal anchor probability 0.242) with cleavage site probability 0.670 between residues 23 and 24;~GPI-Anchor Signal predicted for TA09660 by DGPI v2.04 with cleavage site probability 0.11019999 near 173) → MFFILKYIKLILCIILFYSYTLSINITLSPKELRCFTSYASKGDKIIGSVGVVPTDSMIEVNLYRVENNLIHNKRDNPIPSLDFSNLNFNVLENSFYSLCVTNHHSDYVTFVISFRVETISNKGMSSLSTVEDLKGVITYAERLLTSTREIMERMEAYSTREYLLSKIINKMNSRIITWSIIQMIVVVGLCCYQIYHISSFFEVKSFV, encoded by the exons atgttttttatattaaaatatataaaattaattttatgtattatattattttattcatatactttatctattaatattacacTTTCACCTAAAGAATTACGTTGTTTTACTTCATATGCTTCTAAAGGTGATAAAATCATAGG ATCAGTTGGTGTAGTACCTACAGATTCAATGATAGaagtaaatttatatagagttgagaataatttaatacataATAAAAGAGATAATCCTATACCATCTTTAGATTTTTCTaatcttaattttaat GTATTGGAGAATAgtttttattcattatgTGTAACAAATCATCATTCGGATTATGTAACATTTGTTATATCATTTCGTGTTGAAACTATTTCTAATAAAGGAATGTCTTCACTTTCTACTGTTGAAGATCTTAAAGGAGTTATTACATATGCTGAAAGATTATTAACATCT ACACGTGAAATAATGGAAAGAATGGAAGCATATAGTACTAgagaatatttattatcgaaaataataaataaaatgaattcACGTATTATTACTTGGTCAATTATTCAAATGATTGTTGTTGTTGGTCTTTGTTGTTATCAAATCTATCATATTTCTTCTTTCTTTGAAGTTAAATcttttgtttaa
- a CDS encoding uncharacterized protein (Tap465h02.q1ca.C.cand.12 - score = 14.79) gives MEVNKWNEMEGNIWKDNINMEEVELILNKAKELEIKEEIENFIIYIQNIIKELNNYYFPNKPNPAIYTILNNSLNILNMKIKNKTQSKFKFKSNSNTVSDTVSDTVSDTVSVTELGPTETTAPKGTEVTSNIGTNTKDITTKSTTTKSTTTKDTSTEDITAVVPDTVTEKLNEVKIFNENYIIKNIQNQK, from the exons ATGGAAGTCAATAAATGGAACGAAATGGAAGGCAATATATGGAaagataatataaatatggaAGAAgtagaattaatattaaataaagcaaaagaattggaaataaaagaagaaatagaaaattttataatatatatacaaaatataataaaagaattaaataattattattttccaaataaACCAAATCCAGCCATTTATACT atattgaataattcattaaatatattaaatatgaaaattaaaaataaaacacaatcaaaatttaaatttaaatctaattCCAATACGGTTTCCGATACGGTGTCCGATACGGTGTCCGATACGGTGtccgttacggagcttgGTCCAACAGAAACTACTGCTCCTAAGGGTACTGAAGTAACTAGTAATATAggtactaatactaaggatattactactaagagtactactactaagagtactactactaaggatactagTACTGAGGATATTACTGCCGTTGTAccagacaccgtaacggaaaAACTAAATGaagtaaaaatatttaatgaaaattatattattaaaaatatacaaaatcaAAAGTAA
- a CDS encoding uncharacterized protein (Tap465h02.q1ca.C.cand.13 - score = 11.97), protein MELKDEINILQDNIRIILQEKKQINLTLKKLSNQLINFNNGDSNVLLSNKVLNNNSFDSKRKLKDEENYKEYEPEKRPRIEDDNETIHRHKRLMKVGLFGYLLKAKDALVKEKDNQLVCYPVTVLGHTANHQPRKGLLINSLVIQLYTLSSYITISTLHSCKISSLSRSIKSVYFLPFQGLFSYIPYRDTKLEEKQKEQSTLLQKDIQEQYDINKNKLEILNKELLEKQTQLMRMKLKEHYESMGNFIATSTQPTIFWIPFKFNHHLNTLRNTTKNFINKKIELILNTNYYD, encoded by the exons atggaattaaaagatgaaataaatatattacaagaTAATATACgtataatattacaagaaaaaaaacaaattaatttaacattaaaaaaattatcaaatcaattaattaatttcaata ATGGAGATTCtaatgtattattatctaataaagtattaaataataattcatttgattCTAAACGTAAattaaaa GATGAAGAgaattataaagaatatgAACCAGAGAAGAGGCCTAGAATTGAAGATGATAATGAAACAATTCATAGACATAAACGTTTAATGAAAGTTGGACTTTTTggttatttattaaaagcTAAAGATGCACTTGTTAAAGAAAAAGATAATCAACTAGTATGTTaccccgttacggtgcttggtcacacGGCCAACCACCAGCCCCGAAAGGGGCTTCTTATTAATTCCTTAGTTATACAGTTATATACCCTTAGTAGTTATATTACCAttagtacactccatagctgtaaaattagctccctttcccgtagtattaaaagtgtatattttctccctttccagggtctatttagttatatcccTTACAGGG ataCGAAATTAGAAGAAAAACAAAAAGAACAATCAACATTATTACAAAAAGATATACaa gaacaatatgatataaataaaaataaattagaaatattaaataaagaattattagaaaaacAAACACAATTAATG agaatgaaattaaaagaacATTATGAGAGTATGGGTAATTTTATAGCAACATCAACACAACCAACAATATTTTGGATaccatttaaatttaatcatCATCTTAATACTTTAAGAAATACAACcaaaaatttcattaataaaaaaatcgaattaatcttaaatactaattattatgattaa
- a CDS encoding lipoate-protein ligase, putative (Tap465h02.q1ca.cand.16 - score = 10.16;~SMART pfam:BPL_LipA_LipB (PF03099) at aa 52-170, E()=4.30e-15), with product MNKLLIIFSKELNIYFNLSLENYLLNTISNGRLWKFVKNNFDRVLYFWRNSECVIIGRNQNIYSECNLNNIHQNVNIVRRFTGGGAVYQDLGNMCFTIITDTKNYNFNTNSQIICSAISKLIQQKCEPTGRNDMCINGLKFSGSAFKILPNVALHHGIPVTVLGHTANHQPRKGLLINSLVIQLYSSLWRRTILLNINKSSLEKYLTPEKSKLDKHNVKSIESRITNLAQFKPNITYEQIMELDKNNEICNEKEFKECYDKLTDRNWIFGKKLNWKSLKKRFDFGSIEFCLNIKNENVENVYIYSDMLNADFIDYLNIKFNETIFKYNTQSFEHIFNSLQFPNLQEQIQEIKNWILQSIN from the exons atgaataaattattaataatattttcaaaagaattgaatatatattttaatttatcattagagaattatttattaaatacaatTAGTAATGGAAGATTATGgaaatttgtaaaaaataattttgatcgtgtattatatttttggaGAAATTCAGAATGTGTAATTATTGGTCGaaatcaaaatatttattctgaatgtaatttaaataatattcatcaaaatgttaatattgttaGAAGATTTACTGGTGGAGGAGCTGTTTATCaa GATTTGGGTAATATGTGTTTTACAATAATAACAGatacaaaaaattataatttcaatactAATTCACAAATCATATGTTCAGCTATTTCTAAACTCATTC AACAGAAATGTGAACCTACTGGTAGAAATGATATGTGTATTAATGGTCTTAAg ttttCTGGTTCAgcttttaaaatattaccTAATGTAGCTTTACATCATGGTAtccccgttacggtgcttggtcacacGGCCAACCACCAGCCCCGAAAGGGGCTTCTTATTAATTCCTTAGTTATACAGTTATATAGCTCCCTTTGGAGga gaacaatattattaaatataaataaaagttcattagaaaaatatttaacacCTGAAAAATCAAAACTTGAC AAACATAATGTAAAGAGTATAGAATCAagaataacaaatttagCACAATTTAAACCAAATATAACATATGAacaa ATAATGGAAttggataaaaataatgaaatatgtaatgaaaaagaatttaaagaatgttatgataaattaact gATAGAAATTGGATATTTGGTAAGAAATTGAATTGGAAGAGTTTGAAGAAGAGATTTGATTTTGGAAGTATagaattttgtttaaatataaagaatgaaaatgtagaaaatgtttatatatattccGATATGTTAAATGCAGATTTTattgattatttaaatattaaattcaatgaAACAATTTTCAAATACAATACACAATCATTTGAACATATTTTCAACTCACTAC AATTTCCTAATTTACAAGAACAAATAcaagaaattaaaaattggaTCTTAcaatcaattaattaa
- a CDS encoding uncharacterized protein (Tap465h02.q1ca.cand.15 - score = 7.21), producing the protein MFVKYLFKRLKIYYFYPIFKLTNTFTFCDSNTFFTNKQNVYMFGYKNSLPEGLNNHKLFQTIDKNSKLYIWGSNKENIYVIKNINNILENINNHTNGTSSTTGTNNTTNTTNTNANTTNTTTTNGPDTVTENEKIKFEMEEIKEFTNKLLYNNPKIIRMNIGQYHNAFISDDGTLYCSGNNEYGQCGQKPKQLYKDSTFLIYKQNNIIEHIPPTKVKFKENVKIKDVVCGLTHTICIDTNNNIYSFGDDNKIQLFFGESRGKSIFEHRYYKTYLKYIYNFSPINTSTIIYNNKEKHLQYVPIKINNLSFLKNYENIIKNSIINLQAGNYFTIISITPINHNTNGSIIIGSGNNEYGQCGSMDPMTTVPKKIKISNKYVKQLSCGSSHCLLLTHDNYIYYWGDNKFNQLNQNKKKIIIPEKLKMKENEEIKYIKCSYNNSVIITKTI; encoded by the exons atgtttgtaaaatatttatttaaaagattaaaaatttattatttttatccaatttttaaattaacaaatacaTTTACATTTTGTGATTCcaatacattttttaccAATAAACAA aATGTTTATATGTTTGgttataaaaattcattaccAGAAggtttaaataatcataaattatttcaaa caattgataaaaattcaaaattatatatttggggttcaaataaagaaaata tatatgttataaaaaatattaataatatacttgaaaatattaataaccACACCAATGGTACTAGCAGTACTACTGgtactaataatactactaatactaccAATACCAATGCCAAcactactaatactaccACTACCAATGGACCAGACACCGTTACTGAAAAtgagaaaataaaatttgagATGGAAGAGATAAAAgaatttacaaataaattattatataataatccAAAAATTATACGTATGAATATTGGACAATATCATAATGCTTTCATATCTGATGATGGAACTTTAT ATTGTTCTggtaataatgaatatggACAATGTGGACAAAAACCTAAACAACTTTATAAAGATTCAACATTTCttatttataaacaaaataatattattgaacATATTCCACCAACAAAA gtaaaatttaaagaaaatgtaaaaataaaagatgTAGTATGTGGTTTAACACATACAATATGTATtgatactaataataatatatattc atttggtgatgataataaaatacaattattttttggTGAAAGTAGAGGAAAATCAATATTTGAACATCGATATTATAAAACTTAtcttaaatatatat aCAATTTTTCACCAATAAATACATcaacaattatatataataataaagaaaa ACATTTACAATATGTAccaataaaaataaataatttatcatttttaaaaaattatgaaaatattattaaaaattctattattaatttacaagCTGGTAATTATTTCACTATTATATCCATTACACCCATTAATCATAATACTA atggtagtataataattggaagtggtaataatgaatatggACAATGTGGTAGTATGGATCCAATGACAACAGTAccaaaaaaaataaaaatatcaaataaatatgttaaaCAATTATCTTGTGGTTCTTCAcattgtttattattaacacatgataattatatttattattggggtgataataaatttaatcaattaaatcaaa ataaaaagaagataataataccagaaaaattaaaaatgaaagaaaatgaagaaataaaatatattaaatgttcatataataattctgtaataataacaaaaacaatttaa
- a CDS encoding uncharacterized protein (Tap465h02.q1ca.C.cand.14 - score = 19.83), with translation MDEINKELIEKNKNQWISSNKIESEGLEWLYNDPTIQNNNQLELYLLGKSIPGSREELKKLDEKSIGSLLNTEETNLYEQTLNKFREDPLYIIKKLETQQQQIINKYTNLNQYIHNTSTKGEGASTVREKNNSTKIATTGKGANFTAMECTPGKGANFTAMESRDRSRERTRDRRSSSRDKERDRYRSRRIRSRDRDRSRDKDRRSLSKDRYRDRYRRSPSRDRHRDKDRTRNSYRKSKSNSPDRKYNKSNSPYRKSTNENSPDRKYEENLNKEKLKGPEKPKKYNPMKYAFGVNDDICPPIEILQTAKLKQLQQEKEQSKEQLEQSKEQSDEQSVQREHQSVQREHHSVQREHHSVEREQMLNEGKLYIKDKLDKLSNVNITNDITNITNVDENLKEEYLMKIKRKLFENTNLSNIIKHKIHKHK, from the exons atggatgaaataaataaagaattaatagaaaagaataaaaatcaatggatatcatcaaataaaattgaatcAGAAGGATTAGAATGGCTATATAATGATCCAACtatacaaaataataatcaactt GAATTATATTTACTTGGTAAGAGTATACCAGGTAGTAGAGAAGAATTAAAGAAGTTAGATGAGAAATCAATAGgttcattattaaatacaGAAGAAACAAATTTGTATgaacaaacattaaataaattcagAGAAGATcctttatatattattaaaaaactTGAAACACAACaacaacaaattattaataaatataccAATCTCAATCAATATATACacaa tactagtactaaggGAGAgggagcaagcaccgttagggagaaaaataatagtacCAAAATTGCTACtacgggaaagggagctaattttacagccatggagtgtacccctggaaagggagctaattttacagccatgga GAGTAGAGACCGGAGTAGAGAGAGGACTAGAGATAGACGTAGTAGTTCTAGGGATAAGGAAAGGGATAGATACAGAAGTAGACGTATTCGTTCTAGAGACCGAGATCGAAGTAGAGACAAGGATAGACGTAGTCTTTCTAAAGACAGATATAGAGACAGGTATAGACGTAGTCCTTCTAGAGACCGACATAGAGACAAGGATAGGACCAGAAACTCATATCGCAAGTCTAAATCCAATTCACCGGATCgcaaatataataaatccAATTCACCATATCGCAAGTCTACTAATGAAAATTCACCGGATCGCAaatatgaagaaaatttgaataaagaaaaattaaaaggACCAGAAAAACCAAAGAAATATAATCCAATGAAATATGCATTTGGTGTCAATGATGATATTTGTCCACCAATAGAAATTTTACAAACTGCcaaattaaaacaattacAACAAGAAAAAGAACAATCAAAGGAACAATTAGAACAATCAAAAGAACAGTCAGATGAACAGTCAGTACAACGGGAACACCAGTCAGTACAACGGGAACACCATTCAGTACAACGGGAACACCATTCAGTGGAACGTGAACAAATGTTAAATGAAggtaaattatatattaaagataaacttgataaattatcaaatgttaatattactaatgatattacta